DNA from Rhizobacter sp. J219:
CTCGATGTCGAGGTCGCGCATGGAGCGCACTTCGTCGGCATAGAGCAGCTGCTGCAGCACCAGGCCCTCTTCGGCCGGGCGCACCTGCACCACGTACTGCTTGCCTTTCCAGGCCATGCGGGCGAGCGCCACGCGTTTCGTCTTGCGCATCGCCTGCATCAGGAGCGAATAGGGCTTGGCGCCGCGCTTGTCGGGCCCGAGGTAGTAGGCGCGGTCGTAGTAGATCGGGTCGACGGCCTTGTCGGGCACGAAGGCCACGATGTCGACCACGTGGCTCGCCTCGGCCTCCAGCGCCTTCAGCTCCTCGGGCTCGAAGATCACGAAATGGTCTTTCTCGAACTCATAGCCCTTCACCATCGAGGCGCGCTCGACCACCTCGCCGGTCTTCACCGAGATGTACTGCTGCTTCACGCGCGAGCCGTCTTTGGTCAGCAGGTTGAAGCCCACGCTGGCCGAACTTTCGGTGGCCGAATAGAGCTTCACCGGGATCGAGACGAGCCCGAAGCCGAGGGTGAGCGATGCAAGCGAGCGAGCGGCCATGGTGGAGCGCAGGCTACGCCGGCCCCATGGCGCGCGCCGTCAGGCGCCGGATCGACCGGCTGTAGGACGACGCCGCCCCGCCACGATGTAAGGTTCACCTGCCACCACCCGACTGTGCTGCGATGAAGAAAGCCCTGCTCCTGATTGCCACCCATGCCGTCGTCCTGGCCGTGGGCTTCGTGGCCGGCATCTACGTGCTGCCGATCCTCACCGCCGCGCCACCGGCCACGGCAGTGATGCCGGCCCGCGAGGCGCTCTTCCAGGGCCAGTTCCGGCGCGACCTGAAGGACAGCGACTTCCTGCACTGGGGCGAGGGCCGCGTGACCCTCGACGCGACCCGCATCGCCTTCGACGGCAAGCTCGCACCCGGCCCCGACTACAAGCTGTACCTGGCGCCGCAATTCGTCGAGACCGAGGCCGACTTCATGCGACTCAAGCCGCAGATGCTGCGCGTGGGTGACGTGCGCAATTTCGAGCGCTTCGAGCTGCCGCTGCCCCCGGGCACCGACCTGCAGCGCTACAACACCGTCATCGTCTGGTGCGAGACCTTCAGCCAGTTCATCACCGCCGCCACGTATCGCTGACGGCCGCGACTGAAAAGAAACGAAACACAACGATGCGGGCGCGAAAGGACGCGCCAGCGACCAGCGCCGACCATGCCCTCATGTTCAACACGTCTGGAAAGGACACGACATGAGAACCTGGCTGAAACGCACCTTCATCGGCATCTTCGGCGTCTCGCTGCTGGCCGGCGGCCTGGCCGCCTGCTCGCACCAGCGCCACCACGGCTACTTCGGCGACCGCACCACCGAGGCCGAGCGGGCCGAGAAGCGCGCCCACATGGTCGACAAGGCGAGCCGCAAGCTCGACCTCGACGCCGCGCAGAAAGCCAAGCTCACGGTGCTGGCCGACACGATCGAAGCGCAGCGCAAGGCCATGAAGGCGAGCGGCGGCGATGCGCACGACGAGGTGAAGGCCGTGCTGGCCGGTACCCAGTTCGACCGCGCGAAGGCGCAGTCGCTGGTCGACGCCAAGACCACCGCCATGCGCAGCGCCTCGCCGGCCGTCATCAACGCCGCGGCCGACTTCTACGACAGCCTGAAACCCGAGCAGCAGCAGAAGGTGCGCGAGGTGCTCGACCGCTGGGGCCACCATCGTGGCGGGCGCGGCTGAGCCCGGCGCGTGGGCCGCGCGCCCAGCGGCCCCGCTGTCACGCTGGAGCGGTGCCACCGTCGCGATGGGCATCGCCGCCACGGCGGCGGGTCTGCACCTCGCGCTCTGGGGCGCGGCCACACCGCTCGGCAGCGCCCCGGTGCCCGGCGCCGTGCTGGCCGCGGCAGGGCTCGCGTGGACGCTGTGGGCCTGGGCCCGGTTCCGCCTCGCCGGCCTGCCGCTCGACGCGCACGACACTCCGCTGCAGCTGATCGAGGAAGGCCCGTACCGCTACGGGCGCCATCCGATGTACCTCGGCATCACCACCGCCCTGCTGGGCACGGCGATGGCGCTCGGCCTGCCACTGCTGCTGGTCGGTGCGTTGCTCTTCGCCGCCATCGTGCACACGGTGCACATCCCGCGTGAAGAGGCGCTGCTCGAGCGCCGCTTCGGCGGCTGGTGGCGCGACTACGCGGCCGACGTGCGCCGCTGGCTCTGACGACGAAACCTGGCGATGCGGCTTGTGTCAGCATCGCGCCCCATGCACCGCATCCTGCTGATCGACGACGACGAAGACCTGGCCGCGCCGCTGGCGACCTACCTGCAGCGTTTCGACCTGGCGCTCGACCACGCCGCGCGGCCCACGCTCGGCCTCGCGCGGCTGGCCGAACAACGCTACGACGCGGTGATCCTCGACGTGATGCTGCCCGAGATGGACGGCTTCGAGGTCTGCCGCCGCATCCGCCACAGCAGTGACATCCCGGTGCTGATGCTCACCGCCCGCGGCGACGTGACCGACCGGGTGGTGGGCCTGGAGCTGGGGGCCGACGACTACCTGCCCAAGCCCTTCGAGCCGCGCGAGCTGGCCGCGCGACTGCAGACCATCCTGCGCCGCTCGCGCAACGGCGCGCAGGGCGATGCGAAGGCGCAGAAGCTTGTCTTCGAGGGCCTGACCATCGACCTGCAGCGGCGTGAGGTGCAGCGGGAAGGCGAGCTGCTCGATCTCACCGGCACCGAGTTCGAGCTGCTGGTGCTGCTGGCGCGCGAGCCGGGGCGTGTGTTCACGCGCGACGAAATCCTCAACAGGCTGCGGGGCCGCGAGGCAGATCTGTACACCCGCGCGGTCGACATCCTGGTGAGCCGCCTGCGCAAGAAGCTCGAGCCGCTGCCACTCATCAAGACCTTGCGCAACGCGGGCTACACCTTCGCGGGAGTGCCGCGGACATGAGGCGGTGGCGCGAGCACGTGCAGGCACACAAGCGCTGGCACCAGCGGTTCCGCCATTCGCTGAAGTGGCGGCTGGTGGCGCTCTTCCTCGTGCTCGCCGCGTGCACGGTAATGGTGTTCATGGGCGGCACGCGCATGGCCTTGTCGGGCGGCTTCGAGCTGTTTGTCAAACCGCTGCTGAGCGACTACATCGACCGTCTGGCCGCCGACATCGGCTCGCCGCCCGACCCGGCGCGCGCGCAGGCGCTGGTCGACAAGCTGCCGATCTCGGTACGCATCGACGGGCCCGAGGTGCGCTGGGACTCGCACCCCGGCAAATACGCCGAGAAGAAATACAAATACAAGGATGACGAGTGGGGCCAGCGCCTGCTCACTCGCAGCACCGCCGACGGCCACCGCATCACCTTCGGCATGAGCGACAACCTGTGGCACGAGCGGCATCCGGTGCGGGCACTGGTGCCGCTCTTCGGCCTGCTGCTGCTCACGCTCGCGGCCTACGCCACCGTGCGGCGCCTGTTCCGCCCGGTGGACGACATCCGCCGCGGCGCGCAGCGTTACGGCGAGGGCAACTTCACCGAGCCCATCCCGATCCGCCGGCGCGACGAACTGGGCGACCTCGCCCAGCAGGTCAACGACATGGCCACCGGCCTGCAGGGCATGCTGCGCAGCCAGCGCGCGCTGCTGCTGGCGATCAGCCATGAGTTGCGCTCGCCGCTCACACGGGCACGGCTCAACGCCGAACTGTCGGGCGACACGCCGGAGCGGGCCGCGCTGCTGCGCGACCTCGCGCTGATGGGCGAGCTGATCTCCGACCTGCTCGAAGGCGAGCGCCTGGCCGCTGGCCCCTCGGCCCTGCAGCGCACGCCGACCGACCTCAACACCCTGGTGCGCGAGGTCGCGGCCGGCTTCGACGGCCAGCCCTTGCAGTTGACGCTCGCCGACGACCTGCCCGCCGTGCCGCTCGACCGCCCCCGCGCCACGATGCTGGTGCGCAACCTGATCGACAACGCACTGCGCCACGGCGCGTCCGAAGGCCTGCCGGTGATGGTGAGCACGCATGTCGACGGCGAGCAGGCCGTGCTGACCGTGCGCGACCACGGTCCCGGCGTGCCCGACGACCAGCTCGCGCGCCTGACCGAACCCTTCTACCGGCCCGACGTGGCCCGCACCCGGGCCGCCGGCGGCGTGGGCCTCGGGCTGTACCTGTGCCGCCTGGTGGCGCAGTCGCATGGCGGCAGCCTGGTCTTGCGCAACGCCGCGCCCGGCCTCGAAGCGGTGGTGCGCTGGCCCACCTGACGCCCGTGCCTCGCTTGCGCCAGGTCAATAGCCTTGCAAAAGCCCCGTTATTCGTCACATCGCTGAAACACGAAACGCCTACACTGAAGGCCTTCTCTGTTGCAGAACCGACCGCACGATTGGGCGGAACCCCGGGAACCCGTCACCCAGCACAGAGCAAAACCGTCATGGCCGCAGCCGCTTCGAGCGGTGAGCCCCCATGCCCGGAAGCCGAGCCCGCCACCAGAAATGGTCGCGGGCTTTTCTTATGGTCGGCGCCCGCAGCGACGACGGATTGCAGGTCAGGCGGAGTCGATGCCCGTCAGTTCCTGCGCGATCGATGCGAGGCTCTGCGGCCGCACCACACGGCCAAGCTCCTGCCCGTCGCGCATGAACACGAGCGTCGGCCACAGCTTGACGCGGAACGAGCGGCCGAGCGGCCGGCCGGGGCCGTCTTCGACCTTGAGGTGTCTCACATTCGGGTGCGCGGCGAGCGCCTCGTCCACCAGTGGCTGCGCGGCGCGGCAGAAGCCGCACCAGTTGGTGCCGAAGTCGAGCACCACGGCGCCCTTCAGGGCATCGACCTCGGCGCGCTGCGGCTGGGCTTCGGTGTAGGGCTGGGTCATGTCGAGCGGGTCTCCTTCGATCGTGGTCACCTCGGGTGGCGAGACTATGCCGCGCGCCACGCCACCGTGCTCTGGGCCATGGAAATCGCCATGCCGGCCGGCACGCGGTCGTAAACAGGTGTGACGCCGCGGCCTCCTGCGGCTTTCTTCATACCCGCACACCGGGGCGAATCCCTACATTCGCGCGGTGCAGTTCAAGCCCGACCTCGTCAACGCCCTGGCCACGCTGGCCTTCTCGCTCCTCCTCGCCGCCACCGCCGCCTGCCCGTCGATCGGGCACGCGAAGGCCGGGACCTCCGGCGCATCGGCGGCCGACATGCTCACCGCCGACACCCGCCACGTGCACCAGTGGGTGCTCGACAGTGGCGACCACCGCCAGCGCCCCTTCGCGGTGGTCGACAAACGCGCCGCGCGGATCTTCGTCTTCGACGCCGAGGGCCAGCTGCTCGGCACGACCCCCGTGCTGCTGGGCCAGGGCCTGGGTGACCACTCGGTGCCCGGGGTGGCCGACATCGCCGACCTCAACCGCATCCCGGTCGCCGACCGCACCACGCCGGCCGGCCGCTTCGCCTCGCAACCGGGGCGCAACCTGAGGGGCGAGGCCATCGTGTGGTTCGACTACGCGGCGGCGCTGGCCATCCACCGGCTGCGCCCGGGCTCTTCGGAAGCCGGCCGACTGGCGCGCCTGGACACCGCCAGCCCCGACGACAACCGGGCCTCGCTCGGCTGCGTGGTGGTGCCGCCTGCGTTCTTCGACGAGGTGGTCGCCCCGTCGCTCGGGCGCCAGCGCGGCGTGGTCTACGTGCTGCCCGAGCAACAGCCGGTGCAGGCCATCTTCGGCGTCAACCCCACGGTGGCCGGCGGCCGCTGAGCGTTTCGTGCGTGGCCGCGCCGCGGCGATGTCACGTTCTGCCGGGCTGCGTCGTCTTGAGGGCATGAACCCCAGCCTTTCTGCCACCGCCGCCCCTTCTTCCCACTGGCACGATCGCCTGATCCGCCCGTGGCTCGCACGGCTGCTCCGCCGCTTCGAGAGCCGCTATGGCTACGATGCCGGCTTCCAGCACGCGCTGCTGGCGCTCGACACCGGCGCCTTCGTGCGCTTCCAGCGTGCCGTGCGCATGCTCGACAGCGCCGAGGCCCGGCTGCCGCCCGCCCTGCGCTACGCCGCCCGCTTCGCGGCGGCACGGCACGACGACTGCGGTGCCTGCGCCCGGCTCATGCTCACCATGGCCGAAGAGGCCGGTGTGCCGCGCACGGTGCTGCACGCCCTCGTCGACGAACAGCCCGACGCGATGGGTGCCGAGGCGGCGCTCGGCTGGCACTTCGCCCGCGCGGTGCTCTCGCGCAGCGACACCACGCCCTGGCGCGAGCGCGTGCTGGCCGCACACGGGCCCCAGGCCCTGGCCGCGTTGGCGCTCGCGATCGTCTCGGAGCGCACCTACCCGACGCTCCGCTACGCTGTGGACCCGCATCCCGCCTGCGAACCGCTTCGCTTCCCATGACCCCCGCCAGCACCCCGGACGACCGCGCCCGCGTCTTCGAAGACGTACACGCCCGCAACCTGCGCGCTCTCGCCTACCGCATGCTCGGCTCGCGCGCCGACGCGCAAGACGTGGTGCAAGACGCCTGGCTGCGCTGGAGCGAGGTCGACCCCGCCGCCGTGCAGCACGCTGGCGCCTACCTCTCCACGCTCGTCACCCGGCTGTGCCTCGACCGCCTGGGCTCGGCCGCCGCACGCCGCGAACAGTACGTCGGCATGTGGCTACCCGAACCCCTGGTCGACGAAGCCGAAGCCTGGTCACCCGGCCCCGAGGTGCAGACCGAGTTCGCACAGGACGTGTCGGTCGCCTTCCTGCTCACGTTGGAACGCCTGAGCCCGCTGGAGCGGGCGGCGTTTCTGCTGCACGACGTGTTCGATCTCGGATTCGACGACGTGGGCGCCCGGCTGCAGCGCAGCGCCGAGACCTGCCGGCAGCTCGCCTCGCGCGCCCGCACGCACCTGCGGGCCGGCTATGCGCGCTGCGAGGTGCAGCAGGAAGAGCGTGAGCGGCTGTTTGGCGCCTTTGCGATGGCGCTGATGCGCGGTGACGTGGAAGCGCTTGCCGGCGTGCTCGCCGACGACGCGGTGATGGTCAACGACGGCGGCGGCAAGGTCAGCGCCGTGCCGCGGCCGCTGGTCGGTGCCGCCCGGGTCGCGCAGGCGCTGGTCGGTTTTGCGAAGGGCTACGACCCGGCGCAGGTGCGTGCGCGGCCGGCGCAGATCAACGGCATGGTCGGCTTCGTGATGTTCGACGCCGAGGGTCGCCCGATCCAGACC
Protein-coding regions in this window:
- a CDS encoding HAMP domain-containing sensor histidine kinase produces the protein MRRWREHVQAHKRWHQRFRHSLKWRLVALFLVLAACTVMVFMGGTRMALSGGFELFVKPLLSDYIDRLAADIGSPPDPARAQALVDKLPISVRIDGPEVRWDSHPGKYAEKKYKYKDDEWGQRLLTRSTADGHRITFGMSDNLWHERHPVRALVPLFGLLLLTLAAYATVRRLFRPVDDIRRGAQRYGEGNFTEPIPIRRRDELGDLAQQVNDMATGLQGMLRSQRALLLAISHELRSPLTRARLNAELSGDTPERAALLRDLALMGELISDLLEGERLAAGPSALQRTPTDLNTLVREVAAGFDGQPLQLTLADDLPAVPLDRPRATMLVRNLIDNALRHGASEGLPVMVSTHVDGEQAVLTVRDHGPGVPDDQLARLTEPFYRPDVARTRAAGGVGLGLYLCRLVAQSHGGSLVLRNAAPGLEAVVRWPT
- the sigJ gene encoding RNA polymerase sigma factor SigJ, giving the protein MTPASTPDDRARVFEDVHARNLRALAYRMLGSRADAQDVVQDAWLRWSEVDPAAVQHAGAYLSTLVTRLCLDRLGSAAARREQYVGMWLPEPLVDEAEAWSPGPEVQTEFAQDVSVAFLLTLERLSPLERAAFLLHDVFDLGFDDVGARLQRSAETCRQLASRARTHLRAGYARCEVQQEERERLFGAFAMALMRGDVEALAGVLADDAVMVNDGGGKVSAVPRPLVGAARVAQALVGFAKGYDPAQVRARPAQINGMVGFVMFDAEGRPIQTVALATTGTAGPARIAGVYVVRNPDKLSHLVWRD
- a CDS encoding response regulator transcription factor is translated as MHRILLIDDDEDLAAPLATYLQRFDLALDHAARPTLGLARLAEQRYDAVILDVMLPEMDGFEVCRRIRHSSDIPVLMLTARGDVTDRVVGLELGADDYLPKPFEPRELAARLQTILRRSRNGAQGDAKAQKLVFEGLTIDLQRREVQREGELLDLTGTEFELLVLLAREPGRVFTRDEILNRLRGREADLYTRAVDILVSRLRKKLEPLPLIKTLRNAGYTFAGVPRT
- a CDS encoding isoprenylcysteine carboxylmethyltransferase family protein is translated as MAGAAEPGAWAARPAAPLSRWSGATVAMGIAATAAGLHLALWGAATPLGSAPVPGAVLAAAGLAWTLWAWARFRLAGLPLDAHDTPLQLIEEGPYRYGRHPMYLGITTALLGTAMALGLPLLLVGALLFAAIVHTVHIPREEALLERRFGGWWRDYAADVRRWL
- a CDS encoding Spy/CpxP family protein refolding chaperone, which gives rise to MRTWLKRTFIGIFGVSLLAGGLAACSHQRHHGYFGDRTTEAERAEKRAHMVDKASRKLDLDAAQKAKLTVLADTIEAQRKAMKASGGDAHDEVKAVLAGTQFDRAKAQSLVDAKTTAMRSASPAVINAAADFYDSLKPEQQQKVREVLDRWGHHRGGRG
- a CDS encoding L,D-transpeptidase, with translation MQFKPDLVNALATLAFSLLLAATAACPSIGHAKAGTSGASAADMLTADTRHVHQWVLDSGDHRQRPFAVVDKRAARIFVFDAEGQLLGTTPVLLGQGLGDHSVPGVADIADLNRIPVADRTTPAGRFASQPGRNLRGEAIVWFDYAAALAIHRLRPGSSEAGRLARLDTASPDDNRASLGCVVVPPAFFDEVVAPSLGRQRGVVYVLPEQQPVQAIFGVNPTVAGGR
- a CDS encoding DM13 domain-containing protein — encoded protein: MKKALLLIATHAVVLAVGFVAGIYVLPILTAAPPATAVMPAREALFQGQFRRDLKDSDFLHWGEGRVTLDATRIAFDGKLAPGPDYKLYLAPQFVETEADFMRLKPQMLRVGDVRNFERFELPLPPGTDLQRYNTVIVWCETFSQFITAATYR
- a CDS encoding thioredoxin family protein, which gives rise to MTQPYTEAQPQRAEVDALKGAVVLDFGTNWCGFCRAAQPLVDEALAAHPNVRHLKVEDGPGRPLGRSFRVKLWPTLVFMRDGQELGRVVRPQSLASIAQELTGIDSA
- a CDS encoding Ku protein; its protein translation is MAARSLASLTLGFGLVSIPVKLYSATESSASVGFNLLTKDGSRVKQQYISVKTGEVVERASMVKGYEFEKDHFVIFEPEELKALEAEASHVVDIVAFVPDKAVDPIYYDRAYYLGPDKRGAKPYSLLMQAMRKTKRVALARMAWKGKQYVVQVRPAEEGLVLQQLLYADEVRSMRDLDIETVSVSDAEVQLATQLIEQISADNYDPAQFKDEEKDRILAAIDQKIAGKKIVAAHRPDDEPGTSGGQVIDIMDALRASLAKKGAGKSGTAKSAPAAEPEVLKERKPPRRAAASPAPAAAPARARARK